In the Necator americanus strain Aroian chromosome X, whole genome shotgun sequence genome, ctccttcgtgcgaaaataggacttagccacacgatggaaaagaacatctgctatcggcaacgaaggagaaaagaagtcgtctacgacgattgcgtactcgaggactccttgtcccaaggtgactggcaaatcgaggaggacccaaacgtcgactacgagatgctgctcagaggattacgagcctgttctgagcgtgcctcgaagccgcacacgacaaacttggatcgaatttcgaagaccaccaaggaattgttgggaAGAAGAAGGCTTTGAGGCTTcctccgaatgcatcgcacactgagcggttagtagcaaacactagctgcaaaaaagcgttgcaggagggtCTCTTGAAAACCAGGCAGAAGAAgcttctggaagcagcacaaagaagagcGAGTCTAAacaagtgccgcagggatctccgcgaatataatattccgctagcagccttgctgagcgaagacgggactcgcacgtcttctcgtcgtgagatggaaatcattacggagaggttctactcgaattttttctattcatcaactcctgtgtcaagcccgatcatccccactgatgaagctccaccacggattctcccttcggaagtacgagtcgctaccAAGAGCATGAatcctggcacagcccccggacccgattttatatcagcagactttcttcgggctggtggccatccgcttcatgtaatcttatcAGCGCACATGagatcctaccttcagaaagaaaggatcccagaccagtggaagacctcgggaaccgttcttatccataagaaaggtgaccgagaggaccttcggaactaccatccgatatgcttgctgagcgtgttatacaaagtattcaccaagatcattctcgagggtcatagagatttgccgggaataccgcctaccccttgttctaaccttcgtcgactatgagaaagcctttgacagcgtagaaacgaatgcaatactgtcagcgctggtcgatcaaggtgtggacgcgtcatatgtgaggacattagccaattgctacgatcgatgcacgactaggatacagcttttccaccgccctctcaccatacccattggaaagggggtacaacaaggcgatactatgtcgccgaagctgttcacggctgcattgcaatggataatgaaatcgctatcctgggaagaagggggatacgtgttgatggaagatttctctcgaaccttcgtttcgcggacgacatcgttctcttttcgagcagtaccaatgaagtagaaacgatgctcaacgaattgaacgaagcagggaagagaataggactacgaataaacagaaagaagacacagttcatgaagaacgcctattgcgaggacggaggagtacaacttgaaggctcccaaatcgtggaaacttcgtcatacgtatacctcgggcgttctatgaacatggaaaacgacttgaaggaagagctaaatagaagaatgagtgCAGCATGGGCAGAATTCGCAgtcgtcagggaagctacgcaCCAAcagacggaccaagatcttcgtgcccatctgttcgactcgactgTTCTTCCTCTGTTACGCAGCAAAGACGTGGGCAAATACTGCTGTCACGTCTAaaaagctacttactacccacaaaGCCCTTGagacatcatgagaagaatcgacgatagattgactaaaagaacgctagagtggatcccaacaAATGCTAAACAAGTgcctaaacaaacaaatgccctcgagggagaccgccaacgagatgggatGATGTGTTCGATAcgcggatggaccagctgagagctcagctggatacggctcaaggacctggtcaacgtcactcacgaaacttgagaacatcttcgatgacaatggcgagggaacgaaacgagtggaagagatgctggggcccgcatgtccagtgaagacgggccatctaagtatctaagtaagtatattCCGAACATTACGGTTGCAATTATGCAATACAGAAATGTTGCGACTGAAAATATGGCACCCGCTGACCAACAGTGAGGATTTCCAATTAGATGTTTGCTGAACAATGTTTTTGATGAACCACAGAAGTTTGGCGGATTACACTCTATGATCTCTGACGTCATGGTTCCGTTTATCATCACTCTTAGCTGAAGAGCGCTTTTGTCAGTGGGAGTTTCAGGTAATCTGAGAACCATGTCTCCTgcgttttcgaaaatttttcattcgttATCAAAACAAAgtgggtgcgggacaagaggtacccgtgaaaaccgactgaccgctcctgttcttccttcagcaccgcgctcctccgcgtaattacggctgccgctccaccagctaggtatcctccacgaccgcctgagatcacctacaccccgcctcgctattgctctctgatcaacgccgcgcgccacgttcgcgccgcgacgaagcggtggatagtcCGAATTTCGAAGGGAGtgggagtgaaaaacgaattgcagcggcgaattctgatgtacggatatagtaaactgaGCGCATATTatttggaataaaagagaagaagtagattcttctatccaatgttactttaaataagtaaaaattatctcaaaaagatgctccagggaaaagaataacatgcataaaTTTttacacatctcataatttaacacatttcatgccctaagtcttctacataaactagcagtgcataagtatgctTGCCAcaatgccattcaacgaattcatgttcaactttcaactccaccagctataataacagcaactttatgcgcttatcactttgtatacattctttaaactcctttctacattttgccttttcaaaattttacttatatataatgtttatatagagcgcatgtcaaatatttcaatacgcttgtacgttttatgcagttttatataataaaactttgtatggttcttcaaatttctatcaacagcgttttatcgcttcatttccatctatttcatttctatctattctatctgcataaaattaatatgacaggttaggtgtattagtggcgaacagagacctttgtatcttcgagatatacctttaggtacagtgtatgtctgcgaggcattattcgcgcctcgttaatcgcTGGATGCCAGGTTTACCCAGctaaataagcaaaaagaaatccttagaaagcgaaaaaaagtaaagaagatagcataacaccgatcagatcagtgggacattttttgaaacatatctcgcattcccagagatgaatgagtgttttccacctaacaagtcgaaacagcatcatttcattttcactcgcatttctaaatggcatatcgcTTATACAaacctttttcattcttttcttcttttatattaacttacaagcacactttaagTAGACCTTCGaccaacatctaataccaggtactttcctttccgtttgattttaaaagcgcatcataagagctgtaagcgcggcgaaaaaaaaatcgccgtaagagcggtagacgcggcgaaatgggaggggaaggtggcgtgggcggggcgtcttgagtacgtagcacaagaggagcaatcaggctactgtagcgattatgacggtatcaggagatgcgcggtgcaattaacgacgcacattagcctcctggatacgcggcggcacatcatacgggtacctcttgaccgttctcCAAGCAGAGTTCGTAGTGCTCATTGGCAGGATGAATTTCCACAGATCCTTCCTGGCATATAAGTGAAGAGTTGATCGGAAAGGAGCTGACGTGCTTGTCAAACTCAGCAGTATTGATAGCATAAAGAATGTACACGAAATAGGCAATGAGCTTGTCTCCTCCAGACTTTGTTCGAACCGTTGAATAACTTCATATGCACGCTTCCTTGATGCTCGGTTTGGCAGTTTTCGTGACCTGTGTGATGAGCATTCTCTTGTGTTGTCATTTAGAGGAGTGAGTGAGTCTCTCGTCCCTGCATGTGAGTACGGTAGATTTCGCGCCTTGTTAAGAGATGCCGGTGCATCTCACTCCTCTGTTCGAGGCAATAGTGAATTGTTCAGTTCTTCGAGAGAGGTCTGCGAATCTCGCACCTCGTTAAGAGATACTGGTGTAATTCTCGTATCACTAGGAGAATATTCTTCGTGCACTGGAGAGTTATTTACAGAAGTATCAGAAGTAATTTCCAGCTAGTAAACTTTGTTTAGCGGCCTTTGTAATATTCTTCCACTTGGCATGAGTACTTTTATCGTCCGAATTTGTCCATCTTTGCTTTGAATAATCTCGACAACTTTGCCGTATATCCAGCTACCGCGTGGAATCAATTCCTGTTCAACAAAGACAATTTCTCCCATTTCTGAGATCATGTTCTTTCTATGTCTTGGTTGTCTGAGATGTCTATTTGGTCATCTCTTAACACTGTTAAGTATTGCGTGTTCCAAGCGTCCCAGAACCTGTTGGATATCCTTTCCGAGAATTCGAGTGCTTCTTTTGCTTGTGACACGCTTTGGATTAGGTTAGAATCAAAGTCTTTATCATGATCTCTGTCTGTAGCAACAATTGGAATtgagaatttcaaatttccgtGGAGAAAATCGACAGGTCGTAGAGGAATCTCATTAATATCAGTTTCGCAATTGGTCTAGTGCTTATAATGGCCTCAATTTGGGCGGTGATTGTCATCATCTCTTCAAATGagagcttttttcttcctacggCTTTCTGAAAGCTCCTTTTTACGGAACCTACTAGCCTTTCCCAGACTCCGTTCATCCATGGCAAAGCTGGAGGGCTAAAGATCTCTTTAATACTTTCAGAAGCGGAGTAAGTCATAACTGAGCTTCCGCTGAGATCatctttcttgaaaataatgtCTATAACTTGATGACCAAGCTTGAAATTGCTTCCACAGTCTGTCCTAATAAGTTGCGGAACTCCTCTACGCGATATGAAGCGGAGgaaactgtttaaaaaaactccaGTTGATAGATTTTTAGTCACTTCTAAGTGGATTGCTCTTGTTGTTAAGCAAGTGTACAGACATATGTACATTCCTTCATCCATTTTCGATTCAAATGGTCCCATAAGATCGCATCCGACATTTTGAAATGCTTTCGTAATTTCCACACGATCTGGTGGAAGTGATGGCATTTCAGGCGCTCCAAATTGTAGACCGTGGAACTTTCTGCAAGTAACAcattttccaattattttcttaACGGTACGTGATGGTTGTGGAATCCAATATTTTTGTCTTACTAAAGATAGTGCATGTTCTCTGCCAGCATGGGCATTTTTTATGTGGAAGAGTTGTATGATTAATCTGGCCAAATCCGAATAGTTTGGGATATAGATAGGATTCTTCGTATCATACGGTAAGATGGCGTTTTGAATTCTAGATTCAAATCGGATTATTTCGAAGTTGTCTCTGATGAATTTCTGACTTTGAAATCTTGTTGACAGCCCTGTAATTGAGATGTTTTTATGTATCTCtgctaaaataaattttccactCAATCTCAGATTTGcagcagaaatttcttttgcagattcgAATTCTGCTATGCTTCGTAGCATTATGTGCGCGTTTCGTTCCACATTACATCTTTCCACCCATCTGACTAGAAGTTCAGCAAAAGTTGCGAATGTTCGCAAGGCTTTCGTCAGGCTGGAGAATCTTGATAATCTTGATAAATCGATTGTTGTGGATGTCGAAGAGGTCATCACCTCAATGTTGCTGTGGTGTACAACCTTGCATCCATTTTCTGTGTAAACTGTGTCTATGTCGGCTATTAATCGTAGCGGCCAACCGTTTCTGTCATCAACAAGCCAACGTGGTCCACGAATACAGTCATGATAGTAAATAAGGGTTGCAGTTACACCACCTGTTTCCGCATCAGCAGGGTTTTTATGTGTTGGCATATGGCAAAAATTAACTGTCAGACCATTAGAGGTTAAAGACTCCCACATCTTTGCAATCCAGTGTCGCTTGATTT is a window encoding:
- a CDS encoding hypothetical protein (NECATOR_CHRX.G22609.T2); the encoded protein is MEKNICYRQRRRKEVVYDDCVLEDSLSQGDWQIEEDPNVDYEMLLRGLRACSERIVGKKKALRLPPNASHTERLVANTSCKKALQEGLLKTRQKKLLEAAQRRASLNKCRRDLREYNIPLAALLSEDGTRTSSRREMEIITERFYSNFFYSSTPVSSPIIPTDEAPPRILPSEVRVATKSMNPGTAPGPDFISADFLRAGGHPLHVILSAHMRSYLQKERIPDQWKTSGTVLIHKKGDREDLRNYHPICLLSVLYKVFTKIILEGHRDLPGIPPTPCSNLRRL
- a CDS encoding hypothetical protein (NECATOR_CHRX.G22609.T1) gives rise to the protein MEKNICYRQRRRKEVVYDDCVLEDSLSQGDWQIEEDPNVDYEMLLRGLRACSERASKPHTTNLDRISKTTKELLGRRRL
- a CDS encoding hypothetical protein (NECATOR_CHRX.G22610.T1) — protein: MEIITERFYSNFFYSSTPVSSPIIPTDEAPPRILPSEVRVATKSMNPGTAPGPDFISADFLRAGGHPLHVILSAHMRSYLQKERIPDQWKTSGTVLIHKKGDREDLRNYHPICLLSVLYKVFTKIILEGHRDLPGIPPTPCSNLRRL
- a CDS encoding hypothetical protein (NECATOR_CHRX.G22611.T1) — its product is MDNEIAILGRRGIRVDGRFLSNLRFADDIVLFSSSTNEVETMLNELNEAGKRIGLRINRKKTQFMKNAYCEDGGVQLEGSQIVETSSYVYLGRSMNMENDLKEELNRRMSAAWAEFAVVREATHQQTDQDLRAHLFDSTVLPLLRSKDVGKYCCHV
- a CDS encoding hypothetical protein (NECATOR_CHRX.G22612.T2) gives rise to the protein MPTHKNPADAETGGVTATLIYYHDCIRGPRWLVDDRNGWPLRLIADIDTVYTENGCKVVHHSNIEVMTSSTSTTIDLSRLSRFSSLTKALRTFATFAELLVRWVERCNVERNAHIMLRSIAEFESAKEISAANLRLSGKFILAEIHKNISITGLSTRFQSQKFIRDNFEIIRFESRIQNAILPYDTKNPIYIPNYSDLARLIIQLFHIKNAHAGREHALSLVRQKYWIPQPSRTVKKIIGKCVTCRKFHGLQFGAPEMPSLPPDRVEITKAFQNVGCDLMGPFESKMDEGMYICLYTCLTTRAIHLEVTKNLSTGVFLNSFLRFISRRGVPQLIRTDCGSNFKLGHQVIDIIFKKDDLSGSSVMTYSASESIKEIFSPPALPWMNGVWERLVGSVKRSFQKAVGRKKLSFEEMMTITAQIEAIISTRPIAKLILMRFLYDLSIFSTEI
- a CDS encoding hypothetical protein (NECATOR_CHRX.G22612.T1), yielding MWESLTSNGLTVNFCHMPTHKNPADAETGGVTATLIYYHDCIRGPRWLVDDRNGWPLRLIADIDTVYTENGCKVVHHSNIEVMTSSTSTTIDLSRLSRFSSLTKALRTFATFAELLVRWVERCNVERNAHIMLRSIAEFESAKEISAANLRLSGKFILAEIHKNISITGLSTRFQSQKFIRDNFEIIRFESRIQNAILPYDTKNPIYIPNYSDLARLIIQLFHIKNAHAGREHALSLVRQKYWIPQPSRTVKKIIGKCVTCRKFHGLQFGAPEMPSLPPDRVEITKAFQNVGCDLMGPFESKMDEGMYICLYTCLTTRAIHLEVTKNLSTGVFLNSFLRFISRRGVPQLIRTDCGSNFKLGHQVIDIIFKKDDLSGSSVMTYSASESIKEIFSPPALPWMNGVWERLVGSVKRSFQKAVGRKKLSFEEMMTITAQIEAIISTRPIAKLILMRFLYDLSIFSTEI